A region of the Acidobacteriota bacterium genome:
AGGTCACGCCCCTGAAAGTCGATCGTTCCGCCATCGATCCGTGCGTTGGGAGCCAGGAGTCGGATGATCGCCGATGTCAGCGTAGATTTTCCGCAACCGGACTCACCGACGATCCCCACGATCTCGCCTCGTGGGACCGAGAGATGAACGTGTCGTAAGGCGCGGGCGTGACCCTGCTCGGTTCGATAGCTCACCGACAGGTCGTTGATCTGAAGAACGTTGCTCACGATGCCCGCCTGCCGCTTCTGCGAAGTTTGGGATCCAGGATGTCCCGCAGAGCCTCGCCTAGAAACGTAAACCCAAGCGTCACCACGATCAGAGGGATCCCGCCGGCGATGATCGGCCACGGCGAATTGCGGATGAACGAGTAGCCGTCGTTCAGGATACTGCCCCAGCTTGGTGTCGGTGGGCTGACGCCGAGACCCAGGAAACTGAGTCCGGCCTCCATCCCGACGACGACAGGAACGTCCATCGACGCCAGTATCAGGAGGGGCGCCGCGATGTTGGGAAGCACGTGACGGAACAGGATTCGACCGGTGCTCGCGTCCATCGCCTGCTCGGCCTTGATGAAATCACGATCCCGCGTTGCAAGAGTCTGGGTCCGTACGATGCGCCCATAGATCGGAATGGAGGTGAGGATCACGACGCCGATGACGGTGTTCAGCGACGGACCGATCAACGAGACCACCGCAAGCGCAAACATGATCGTCGGAAACGATCGCACGGTGTCGAAGCCTACGACAAGAACGCGGTCGAGCCAGCGTGGCCCGAATCCGGCGAGCATCCCCAGCAGGAGACCCAGGGTCAACGAGACGGAGATCGCGATCAGCGACACCTTCAGCGCCACCTGACTCCCCACCAGAACGCGGGAGAGGATGTCGCGACCCAGCTGATCCGTGCCAAGCAGATGATCGGACGAGGGCGACAGCAAGCGTGCGTCCACGTCGATGTCCACGGGATCGTAGGGTGCCAGAACGTTGGCCAGGATCGTGACCAGGACGATGGTGGATACGATGATCAGCCCAAGAAAGCCGAGACGATCGGACCGCAATCGACGGAGCGTATGACCCATCAACGGGACTCACTTCTAAGACGTGGGTCGAGCCACGCGTTGACGAGATCCGAGAGCAGGGTCGCGACCACGAAGAAGATCGTCGTGATCAGGACGGTGCCCATGACGACGGGGTAGTTACGTGTCATGACGGACTCGTGAAGTAATTTTCCGATCCCCGGTCGAGAGAAGACGATCTCCGTGAACAGCGCACTGGAGAGTGTCATGCCGATCCCGAGACCGATGACGGTCACCGTCGGCAGGATGGCGATTCGAAGTGCGTAGTCCCGGATGACCACCCACTCCGGGAGCCCGAACGCCCTTGCGGTGCGCACGTGTTGCTCTTCGATGACTTCCAGCATGGAACTGCGCACGAGACGCGAGATGTAACCGACCCAACCCAGGCCCAGCGCGAAGGTGGGCAGCACCAGATGTCTGAGTTGATCCGGTAGGTTGCCGGTCTCGCCGGCACCCATCGCCGGAAACCAACGAAGCTTCACGGAGAGAATGAGTAGCGCATACAACGCGATGATGAATGACGGTACCGCGATGAAGCTGACCGACATCACGGCCGTGACGCGATCGAGCCAGGAGTTTCGACGGATCGCCGAGTAGCAGCCGAGCGGGATGCCGATAAGCGCCGCGCAGCCGATCGCCAGCAATACCAGGATGACGGTGTACGGCAACTGTTCGAGGACGATGGTGGTCACCGGACGGTTGGAGAACACGTCCTCACCCAGATCGCCGCGGAGGGCGTTCAACAAAAAGCGGCCGAGTTGGACCATCACCGGTTGATCCAGACCCATCCGTTGGTTCAACTCTGCGCGCAGCTCCGGTGTCGCTCGTGGACCCAGCAGGACGCTGGCCGGATCACCGGGGATCATGTGGATCATGCCGAACAGCAACGAGACCGCCAGGACGACGATCAGTAGCGATAGGCCGATCCGGCGCGCGGCGTAGTTCAGCATCTAGACCCGCTTGAAGTCGCGGAAGATCGGGTAACCGTCGCCACGGAAGGATGGGATCAGGTTGTCACGATAGAGGGTCGGCTCGAGTCCATGGGTCAGGAATCGGTAGCAACCGGTGTCTT
Encoded here:
- a CDS encoding ABC transporter permease — its product is MLNYAARRIGLSLLIVVLAVSLLFGMIHMIPGDPASVLLGPRATPELRAELNQRMGLDQPVMVQLGRFLLNALRGDLGEDVFSNRPVTTIVLEQLPYTVILVLLAIGCAALIGIPLGCYSAIRRNSWLDRVTAVMSVSFIAVPSFIIALYALLILSVKLRWFPAMGAGETGNLPDQLRHLVLPTFALGLGWVGYISRLVRSSMLEVIEEQHVRTARAFGLPEWVVIRDYALRIAILPTVTVIGLGIGMTLSSALFTEIVFSRPGIGKLLHESVMTRNYPVVMGTVLITTIFFVVATLLSDLVNAWLDPRLRSESR
- a CDS encoding ABC transporter permease, giving the protein MGHTLRRLRSDRLGFLGLIIVSTIVLVTILANVLAPYDPVDIDVDARLLSPSSDHLLGTDQLGRDILSRVLVGSQVALKVSLIAISVSLTLGLLLGMLAGFGPRWLDRVLVVGFDTVRSFPTIMFALAVVSLIGPSLNTVIGVVILTSIPIYGRIVRTQTLATRDRDFIKAEQAMDASTGRILFRHVLPNIAAPLLILASMDVPVVVGMEAGLSFLGLGVSPPTPSWGSILNDGYSFIRNSPWPIIAGGIPLIVVTLGFTFLGEALRDILDPKLRRSGRRAS